Below is a genomic region from Streptomyces sp. NBC_00461.
GCGTACCCGGCCGCGTCGAAGGTGTCGGGCGCCCCCTTGCGGTCCCGGCGCCCGAGCCGCTCCAGCTCGGCGTCGGCGAGATGGAAACCGTCCAGGGGGACGTGCGCGACCCACGGCCGACCGGCCCCGTTCAGCTCGCGCACCAGGTTCTCGGCGAGCGTGGTCTTGCCCGCCCCGGGGCTGCCGGCGATGCCGAGGACCGCGCGGCGGCCGTCCCCGACGAGGGCGCGGGCACGGGTCAGCAGGTCGTCGAAGGTCAGCGGCACACAGCGAAGTGTGTCACCCGGCCGGCAGACAATGAATCCGGGCGGGCCGGGGAGTCGTCCCAGTACCACGGGGACACCACCACGGAAAGGAGCCGGTGCCGTGCCCGACGACGCAGCACAGATCCGCACACTGATCGAGAAGTGGGCCGAGGCCGTCCACCGCGGTGACCTCGACGGCGTACTCGCCGGCCACGCCGAGGACATCGTGATGTACGACGTCCCGCCACCGCACGAGGGCATCCACGGTCTCGCCGCCTACCGCGCGACCTGGCCGCCGTTCTTCGAGTGGCAGGCCCAGGGCGCCCGCTTCGACATCGAGACCCTCGACGTCACCGCCGGCGCCGACGTCGCCTACGCGCACGCGTTGCTGCGCTGCGGAACCCCGGAGGAACTGGCCGAACGCCCCACTCTGCGCCTGCGGCTGACACTCGGGCTGCGCAAGGAGCGGGAGCACTGGCTGGTCGCCCACGAGCACCACTCGTTCCCGCACGACTGACCCATGTGGCGTGCGCCACGATGTGGATGCGCCAACGTGGGGAACCGAAGGGGTATGACGCAGCTCGGGCTCCCCGAAAACATCCAGGCGTGCCTCTTCGACCTCGACGGGGTCGTGACCCGGACGGCCGTCGTGCACGCGGCCGCATGGAAGGAGACGTTCGACGCGTTCCTGCGGGACCGCGAGGGCGACGGCTTCCGGCCCTTCGACTCCGGTGCCGACTACGACGAGTACGTCGACGGACGGCCACGCGCCGACGGCGTCCGCACCTTCCTCGCCTCCCGGGACATCGAACTGCCCGAAGGCAAGACCGACGACCCACCCGACGCACCGACGGTGAACGGCATCGGCAACCGCAAGAACGCCCTGGTCCTGGAGAAGATCCGCACCGAGGGCGTCGAGGCGTACGACGGCACCCTGCGCTACATCGAGACCGTGCGCGCGCAGGGCCTGCGCACCGCGATCGTGTCCTCCAGCGCCAACACCCGTGACGTACTGCGCTCGATCAAGGCTGAGCACCTCTTCGACGTACGCGTCGACGGCGTGGTGGCCGCCGAACGCGGGCTGCCCGGCAAGCCGCACCCCGACACCTTCCTCGCGGCCGCCCGCGACCTCGGGGTCGAGCCGTCGCAGGCCGCCGTCTTCGAGGACGCCCTCGCCGGCATGGACGCCGGCCGTTCCGGTCACTTCGGATACGTCGTCGGCGTCGACCGCGTCGGACAGACCGACGCCCTGTACACACACGGTGCGGACCGGGTCGTCAAGGACCTCGCCGAACTGGGAGAGAACGCATGATCACCCACCGGTCCTACACCGTCGAACCGTGGACCGTGCGGGAGACGCGCCT
It encodes:
- a CDS encoding YybH family protein, which gives rise to MPDDAAQIRTLIEKWAEAVHRGDLDGVLAGHAEDIVMYDVPPPHEGIHGLAAYRATWPPFFEWQAQGARFDIETLDVTAGADVAYAHALLRCGTPEELAERPTLRLRLTLGLRKEREHWLVAHEHHSFPHD
- a CDS encoding HAD family hydrolase produces the protein MTQLGLPENIQACLFDLDGVVTRTAVVHAAAWKETFDAFLRDREGDGFRPFDSGADYDEYVDGRPRADGVRTFLASRDIELPEGKTDDPPDAPTVNGIGNRKNALVLEKIRTEGVEAYDGTLRYIETVRAQGLRTAIVSSSANTRDVLRSIKAEHLFDVRVDGVVAAERGLPGKPHPDTFLAAARDLGVEPSQAAVFEDALAGMDAGRSGHFGYVVGVDRVGQTDALYTHGADRVVKDLAELGENA